Part of the Leclercia sp. AS011 genome is shown below.
AATGCTATTTTTCGCAAAAACTTGCCAGCTACCTCATAACGCATTCCGGAAATTATCGCTATAACAGTTCAGAGTCTGCTTTGCTGACCCATCGCGAAAAAGAGATTTTGAATAAATTACGTATCGGAGCTTCAAATATTGAAATCGCCCGTTCGTTATTTATCAGCGAAAATACGGTTAAGACCCATCTTTATAATCTTTTCAAGAAGATAGCTGTTAAAAACCGGACGCAGGCGGTTTCATGGGCAAATGATAACCTCAGGCGTTAACAGTATGAAACGCACAGTGAGATGGATTACCGCAGCAGGCCTTTGGCTTGCTGCCGGGAATCTTCATGCGGTTGAAGTAGAGATCCCAGGATTGTTAACTGACCACACTGTCTCGGCAGTCGGTCATGCTTTTTATCGCGAATTCAGCGACAAATGGGAAAGTGACTATCCTGGGAACTTAACGATCAATGAACGGCCCAGCGCGCGATGGGGAAGTTGGATTACGATAACGGTTAATCAGGACGTTATTTTCCAGACTTTCTTATTCCCAACGAAAAGAGACCTGGATCAAAACGTGGTCTTTGCTCTGGCTCAAACCGAAGAAGCAATAAATCGTCTGCAGATCGATAAAGCTCTGCTCAGTACCGGCGATTTAGCGCAAGACGAGTTTTAATTCGGAGGCATACATGCGTGTTGTCTATGCAGTTATCGCTTTACTGCTCATTCCATCGTTGAGCTGGG
Proteins encoded:
- the csgE gene encoding curli production assembly/transport protein CsgE, producing the protein MKRTVRWITAAGLWLAAGNLHAVEVEIPGLLTDHTVSAVGHAFYREFSDKWESDYPGNLTINERPSARWGSWITITVNQDVIFQTFLFPTKRDLDQNVVFALAQTEEAINRLQIDKALLSTGDLAQDEF